The genomic segment TCAAACAAAGGTGTCTTTTACATGTTGCAAACTTTTTCAAAAGATAAAAATGTCGATTTTTCTGAAGTTCCTTTTTGTTTGGAAGCTGAAAATAAAAATGACTACAAACTACTAGAAACCGTAGCAAAATCAATCGGAAAAAAAATATATAACGTAAATTCAGAGCAGAGAAAAGCTTTACATGTTGCTGCTGTTTTTGTAAATAATTTTACAAATCATTTTTATAAAATAGGAAAAGATATTTGTGAAGAAAATGAGGTTCCTTTTGAAATTTTACAACCTTTAATTGAAGAAACAGCATTAAAAATTAAAACATTATCTCCTGAAAAAGCACAAACAGGTCCTGCCATTAGAAATGATAAAAAAACAATAAAAAATCATTTAGATTTGCTGCATAAAGAACAACAAAAAATATATAAA from the Polaribacter cellanae genome contains:
- a CDS encoding Rossmann-like and DUF2520 domain-containing protein, whose protein sequence is MISVLIVGNGNVATHLVNAFSKVDTINAIQGNSRSLTNIPKANLTIIAVSDDAIAKVSSKIKNSFVVHTSGSFAMENLKNTSNKGVFYMLQTFSKDKNVDFSEVPFCLEAENKNDYKLLETVAKSIGKKIYNVNSEQRKALHVAAVFVNNFTNHFYKIGKDICEENEVPFEILQPLIEETALKIKTLSPEKAQTGPAIRNDKKTIKNHLDLLHKEQQKIYKLITKSIVNSIK